From one Enterococcus sp. DIV2402 genomic stretch:
- the nagE gene encoding N-acetylglucosamine-specific PTS transporter subunit IIBC, which translates to MKAYMQRMGRSLMLPVAVLPAAAILMGIANWVGNGDPNINVFTIFMFNAGDAILSHLAVLFAVGLALGMSKDKDGAAALAGLVAYLVPEKLLSPASIQTIQGLDDVSAVAAAFTKTQNNVLIGIIAGLVAAAMYNRFSNVKLPMALSFFSGKRLVPIMSAVSMVVASAVLYFAWPVIYDVLVTFGTGISSLGFVGAGLYGFFNRLLIPTGLHHALNSVFWFDVAGINDIGNFLGGQKAIDSGLAIVGKTGMYQAGFFPVMMFGLPAGAFAMYRAARPEKKKVTASLMMAAGFASFFTGVTEPLEFSFMFVAWPLYVLHAVFTGLSLAISAFFQWTAGFAFSAGFVDFFLALKNPVANQPLMLVVQGLVFAAIYYFGFTFAIKKFNLMTPGREEGESEVTEDVASSTGGKHAVMAERIYEGLGGSQNVTTIDNCTTRLRLQVKDTDIVDQTKIKATGVPGIKVIDKNNIQVIVGTEVQFVADEMSRMHTGAPKAAAVETGKETVIEVPKIQDVYAVANGQVVSITEVSDEVFSQKMMGDGFAVVPTTGEIFAPVAGTILNIFPTKHAMGIQTASGVEVLLHMGIDTVSLKGEPFELYVAEGQNVARGQLIAKVDLDMIKDAGRHTDMIVVFTNPDNIASLAIETGNNEANAVIGSIESN; encoded by the coding sequence ATGAAAGCATATATGCAACGAATGGGTCGTTCGTTAATGTTACCAGTAGCTGTATTACCAGCTGCCGCAATTTTAATGGGGATTGCTAACTGGGTAGGAAATGGTGATCCAAATATCAATGTATTTACAATTTTTATGTTTAATGCAGGGGATGCGATTTTAAGTCATTTGGCAGTGTTATTTGCAGTCGGTTTAGCATTAGGGATGTCAAAAGATAAAGATGGTGCCGCAGCTTTGGCTGGTTTAGTTGCGTACCTTGTGCCAGAAAAATTATTGTCACCGGCTTCTATTCAGACAATTCAAGGATTGGATGATGTAAGTGCAGTAGCCGCAGCATTTACTAAAACACAAAATAACGTATTAATCGGGATTATTGCTGGTTTGGTTGCTGCTGCAATGTACAATCGCTTTAGTAATGTAAAATTACCGATGGCGTTGTCTTTCTTTAGTGGGAAACGTTTAGTTCCAATTATGTCAGCTGTTTCAATGGTAGTTGCTTCTGCTGTTTTATATTTTGCTTGGCCAGTAATTTATGATGTATTAGTAACATTTGGTACAGGAATTTCTAGCTTAGGTTTTGTAGGAGCTGGATTGTATGGATTCTTTAACCGTTTATTAATTCCAACTGGATTACATCACGCGTTAAACTCTGTATTTTGGTTTGATGTAGCAGGCATTAATGATATTGGGAATTTCTTAGGTGGACAAAAAGCCATTGATTCAGGTTTAGCTATCGTTGGTAAAACAGGCATGTATCAAGCTGGTTTCTTCCCAGTTATGATGTTTGGCTTACCAGCAGGGGCATTTGCGATGTATCGTGCTGCACGTCCGGAGAAGAAAAAAGTAACCGCGTCATTAATGATGGCTGCAGGGTTTGCATCATTCTTTACAGGGGTGACTGAACCACTAGAATTTTCATTTATGTTTGTTGCATGGCCATTGTATGTTTTACATGCTGTATTTACAGGCTTATCTTTAGCAATCAGTGCGTTCTTCCAATGGACAGCTGGTTTTGCATTTAGTGCTGGTTTTGTAGATTTCTTCTTAGCATTGAAAAATCCCGTTGCCAATCAACCATTAATGTTGGTTGTACAAGGTCTTGTTTTTGCCGCAATTTACTACTTTGGTTTTACTTTTGCTATTAAAAAATTCAATTTAATGACACCAGGTCGTGAAGAAGGCGAAAGTGAAGTAACTGAAGATGTCGCATCATCAACTGGTGGTAAACATGCAGTAATGGCGGAACGTATTTATGAAGGTTTAGGTGGTAGTCAAAACGTAACAACAATTGATAATTGTACAACTCGTTTACGTTTGCAAGTGAAAGATACTGACATCGTAGATCAAACGAAGATAAAAGCAACAGGCGTTCCAGGAATCAAAGTGATTGATAAAAATAATATTCAAGTGATTGTTGGTACTGAAGTGCAATTTGTAGCAGATGAAATGTCCCGTATGCATACAGGTGCACCAAAAGCAGCAGCCGTTGAAACAGGAAAAGAAACGGTCATCGAAGTACCAAAAATCCAAGATGTTTATGCAGTTGCCAATGGACAAGTAGTCTCAATTACTGAAGTATCTGATGAAGTATTTTCTCAAAAAATGATGGGTGATGGGTTTGCAGTCGTACCAACTACAGGAGAAATTTTTGCGCCAGTTGCTGGAACGATTTTAAATATCTTCCCAACAAAACATGCGATGGGGATTCAAACAGCTTCAGGTGTAGAAGTATTACTACACATGGGCATCGACACAGTTAGCTTAAAAGGTGAACCATTTGAATTGTATGTTGCAGAAGGGCAGAATGTCGCACGTGGTCAATTGATTGCAAAAGTTGACCTAGACATGATTAAAGACGCTGGTCGTCATACAGACATGATTGTGGTCTTTACGAATCCAGATAACATTGCTTCTTTAGCAATTGAAACAGGAAATAATGAAGCGAATGCTGTTATCGGTTCTATTGAAAGTAACTAA